Proteins encoded in a region of the Neodiprion lecontei isolate iyNeoLeco1 chromosome 5, iyNeoLeco1.1, whole genome shotgun sequence genome:
- the LOC107228097 gene encoding microtubule-associated serine/threonine-protein kinase 3 isoform X1 yields the protein MDQAKNRPSRARFRSASNSARILVFDQPETSESKAKSEMEGYRNLTLPKMESKEAPVKPAADEISNLVRMRNSAIGKSAPSLSIHMRDFNIPRRAAKAAHRKSFIATTSPTLPRCQSPICGSPLESPRMSSSPHFPFAPIKRINASSTAVADGRRWSVASLPSSGYGTTPGSSNVSSQCSSQERLHQLPNIPTKDELRMLSCHFSKPGTPCGSHPGFPGSSISSIPGSIALSMEEEGRRSPMHRPRSRSLSSPSRSPVLDSEIVMMNTLYKERFPKATQQMEERLTNFINENREIDEYELVTQIAPDSLPILRFVHHQVIEMARDCLQKSQEKLITSRYFYEMSENLEILLMETKEKSLEAAARLTGLIKKLLLVISRPARLLECLEFDPEEFYHLLEQAEGQARINIGIKADIPQYIINKLSLNRDPISELQEDLNKLEDSASSSENNLLLASSSPGKEDEIRSQRVPCESDYEVLKLISNGAYGAVYLVKEKITRQRFAMKKINKNNLMLRNQVEQVFAERDIMSFTDNPFVVSMYCSFETKKHLCLVMEYVEGGDCANLLKNIGPLPPDMARFYFAETVLAVEYLHNYGIVHRDLKPDNLLITALGHIKLTDFGLSKMGLMSLATNLYEGYVDRDTRQFSDKQVFGTPEYIAPEVILRQGYGKPVDWWSMGIILYEFLIGCVPFFGETPEELFAHTVNDDIEWPDNDDWPVQPEAKDIITALLQQSPRDRLGTAGSHEVKEHPYFFGVDWNSLLRHKAEFVPQLTNDEDTSYFDSRMDRYNHDLGDDTDDTDDSPLFGSFSSYSPQSRKISQTRPQLFNMSEPELDFSRKQLFRCESETSDAQLSPGFVQNVASVAQKSLQKNLLLDKNQSQTKNNSFHESPDKTADKSDPNSTGSTISATFSRDAQSTSATKNSSGDALSVSLSTPDSSQTESDDVSPQIQRKRHSHTRDKLPRFSISIDDEHILDLAAANRDAADDKHNSSTDSFETFAMSLLPLTKHRSRSVIKSASTSGLSLVIPTNDLPLTQPIESPGGSSTASSRDTSPCRELSPLVTSLKPPTIIRRGPCGFGFTVHTIRVYYGDSDFYTMHHLVMAVNQSSPAFEAGLRPGDLITHINGEAIQGLYHTQVLQLMLSGGDHVTLRSTPLENTSIKSGGRKRELGQSKMAKKSLHRQRKQKRDHSDKKRKTSLFRRISSKRASVEMQQPLSISCPLSAPILPSDSKPPLMMAAGICSPSMVTPSRSFQSFTRSLPPQESAPFFNACTKSVCSPSPPINRSSSESYHSTTTSSPCSSPSSSSSSTNPPIGNISSIANQSHYQRPSTLHGLKHKLHTAAKNIHSPNRRKSVGHIPLSPLARTPSPSPIPASPTRSPSPLAFPTGHQPGSSNTTQSYSPGVSLSTPSGQKKGFSRPKSAEPGSPLLRRALSPDRLHPRSAESKTSISPLANTVLKVIPRVTIAQTSMTDTANEASIAHSKESIDSKAEKKLVDQKTTTEYPKLTHSMSINIANVGIQNSTQLPRIAEEKDSPTGSRSDDYSSKSIGKLEQASDTSKSNDSVGSGEDLKESSFVMTRKSVLNAVERLQSASEEAAAERPEASSFRNRKPEGVVSQRKYSVAESKFCSKNWLDSVAEKDPPKQAKPPEPLPLKQMSTLMQRKASVFDLKMSDKNSNDSSMEGKKILKRYKVDPDTGSSSQEKNTTGDKKNN from the exons ATGGATCAGGCTAAAAACAGGCCAAGTAGAGCTCGTTTTCGTTCAGCGAGTAATTCCGCTCGAATTTTAGTCTTTGATCAACCTGAAACATCGGAGTCTAAGGCTAAAAGCGAGATGGAAGGATACAGGAATCTCACTCTGCCCAAAATGGAAAGCAAAGAAGCCCCTGTGAAACCAG CTGCCGATGAGATTTCCAATTTGGTACGGATGCGAAATTCTGCGATAGGGAAGTCAGCGCCGTCCCTTTCCATTCATATG CGTGACTTTAACATCCCACGGCGAGCAGCAAAAGCGGCTCATCGAAAATCATTCATTGCCACCACTTCTCCAACCCTGCCGCGTTGTCAGTCTCCAATTTGCG GCAGTCCCCTAGAGAGTCCTAGGATGTCATCCAGTCCACATTTTCCTTTTGCACCAATTAAAAG AATCAACGCAAGCAGCACAGCAGTGGCCGATGGCAGGCGATGGTCCGTCGCAAGTCTACCTTCGAGTGGCTACGGGACGACTCCAGGCTCCAGTAATGTGTCT TCCCAATGTTCGAGCCAGGAACGCCTTCACCAGTTACCCAACATACCGACCAAAGACGAACTCCGCATGCTGTCCTGTCACTTTTCAAAACCAGGTACGCCTTGCGGCTCGCACCCGGGCTTTCCTGGATCAAGTATATCCAGTATTCCAGGATCCATAGCTCTTAGCATGGAAGAAGAGGGTCGCAGATCGCCGATGCATCGTCCAAGGTCCAGAAGTTTGAG TAGCCCGAGTCGATCTCCTGTTTTGGATAGCGAAATAGTGATGATGAACACGTTATACAAGGAGCGATTTCCCAAA GCAACGCAACAAATGGAGGAAAGATTGACTAATTTTATTAACGAAAATCGTGAAATAGACGAATATGAACTGGTTACGCAGATAGCACCGGATTCTTTGCCTATACTGAGATTCGTCCATCATCAAGTGATAGAAATGGCTCGTGATTGTCTACAAAAATCtcaagaaaaattaatcactTCTAGATACTTTTATGAGATGagtgaaaatttggaaatactCTTAATGGAG acgaaagaaaaatctttGGAAGCAGCAGCTAGACTAACAGgactaattaaaaaattgttactaGTAATCTCAAGACCGGCGCGACTTTTAGAATGCCTCGAGTTTGATCCAGAAGAATTTTATCACCTTTTGGAGCAGGCGGAAGGGCAAGCTAGGATAAATATCGGAATCAAAGCTGATATTCCTCAGTACATAATTAACAAATTGTCACTTAATCGTGACCCGATCtcag AGTTACAGGAAGATTTGAATAAACTCGAAGACTCAGCGTCGTCTAGCGAAAATAATTTACTATTGGCTTCGTCTAGTCCAGGTAAAGAAGACGAAATTCGATCTCAGCGGGTGCCATGCGAAAGCGATTACGAAGTTTTGAAGCTGATAAGCAACGGAGCTTACGGAGCTGTCTATTTggtgaaggaaaaaataacgagGCAACGTTTtgctatgaaaaaaataaacaagaacAATTTAATGTTAAGGAATCAAGTGGAACAAGTATTTGCCGAACGTGATATTATGAGTTTCACCGACAATCCTTTCGTCGTTTCCATGTATTGTAGTTTTGAAACAAAG aAACACTTGTGCCTCGTAATGGAATACGTTGAGGGAGGTGACTGCGCGAATCTCTTGAAAAATATCGGACCATTACCACCAGATATGGCTAGATTTTATTTTGCTGAAACTGTTTTAGCTGTTGAATATTTGCACAATTACGGTATCGTTCATCGGGATTTAAAACCTGACAA CTTACTCATCACTGCTCTGGGTCACATAAAATTGACAGATTTTGGCCTCAGCAAGATGGGTCTCATGTCCC TGGCAACAAATCTGTACGAAGGTTACGTGGACAGAGATACTCGGCAATTCTCCGATAAACAGGTATTCGGAACCCCCGAATACATAGCGCCCGAAGTGATCCTTCGCCAAGGTTACGGAAAGCCTGTTGACTGGTGGTCAATGGGTATAATACTGTATGAGTTCTTGATCGGCTGTGTTCCATTTTTTGGAGAAACACCCGAAGAATTATTTGCCCACACGGTCAATG ACGACATCGAGTGGCCTGATAATGATGACTGGCCAGTACAACCGGAAGCAAAGGATATAATAACTGCACTCTTGCAACAAAGCCCTAGGGATCGCCTGGGAACAGCGGGATCTCACGAAGTTAAGGAACATCCTTATTTCTTTGGCGTCGATTGGAACAGTCTTTTGAGACACAAGGCTGAATTCGTTCCACAGTTGACAAACGATGAGGACACAAGTTACTTCGACT CTCGTATGGACCGCTACAATCACGATTTGGGTGATGATACGGACGACACCGATGACTCTCCTCTCTTTGGCTCGTTTTCATCATACTCACCGCAATCGCGCAAAATATCTCAGACAAGGCCGCAGTTGTTTAACATGTCTGAGCCAGAATTGGACTTTTCTCGAAAGCAATTATTCCGCTGCGAGTCCGAAACCTCGGACGCTCAATTATCTCCTGGCTTTGTGCAAAACGTTGCTTCTGTAGCACAGAAGTCATTGCAAAAGAATTTGCTGCTTGATAAGAATCAGTCGCAGACTAAGAATAACTCGTTTCATGAATCTCCAGATAAAACTGCAGACAAGTCTGATCCAAATAGTACTGGTTCTACGATATCTGCGACCTTCAGTAGAGATGCGCAATCAACGAGTGCTACAAAAAATAGCAGCGGTGATGCACTCTCCGTCAGTTTGAGTACTCCGGATTCTTCTCAAACCGAATCTGATGACGTCAGCCCGCAGATTCAAAGGAAACGCCATTCGCATACACGCGACAAGCTGCCCAGGTTCAGTATATCCATTGACGACGAACACAT ATTGGATCTAGCGGCTGCTAACAGGGATGCTGCGGATGACAAGCACAATTCCAGCACAGATTCGTTCGAAACGTTCGCAATGTCTTTGCTACCCTTGACAAAACACAGATCCAGATCGGTGATAAAATCTGCATCAACCAGCGGGCTGTCTCTGGTCATACCGACGA ATGACTTACCATTGACGCAGCCAATCGAATCACCTGGCGGCTCTTCCACCGCCTCCTCTCGGGATACTTCGCCATGTCGAGAACTCAGCCCTCTGGTAACCAGTCTCAAACCACCAACCATCATTAGGCGGGGTCCCTGCGGCTTCGGATTCACCGTTCACACCATACGTGTTTATTATGGTGACAGCGATTTCTATACCATGCATCATTTGGTCATG GCGGTCAATCAATCTAGTCCAGCATTTGAGGCGGGACTTAGACCCGGAGACTTGATAACTCACATAAACGGTGAAGCAATTCAGGGGCTTTATCACACGCAAGTTTTGCAGCTAATGCTGAGCGGAGGAGATCATGTAACTTTGCGAAGTACGCCACTGGAAAATACAAGCATTAAAAGCGGGGGTAGAAAGCGTGAGTTGGGGCAGAGTAAAATGGCGAAAAAATCGCTTCACAGACAGAGAAAGCAGAAGCGCGATCATTCggacaaaaaacgaaagacaTCGCTGTTCAGAAGAATCAGTTCTAAACGAGCCAGTGTCGAGATGCAGCAG CCGTTAAGTATCAGTTGTCCTTTGTCGGCACCAATCCTTCCCAGTGACAGCAAACCTCCACTTATG ATGGCTGCGGGAATCTGTTCTCCGTCAATGGTTACTCCGAGTCGTTCGTTCCAGTCATTTACTCGCTCTTTACCGCCTCAGGAATCGGCACCGTTTTTCAACGCCTGTACCAAGTCAGTCTGCAGCCCGTCACCTCCAATAAATCGATCCAGTTCGGAATCCTACCACTCGACGACCACCTCGAGCCCATGCTCAAGTCCCAGTTCTTCGTCGTCCAGTACAAATCCTCCTATAGGGAACATATCGAGTATCGCTAATCAGTCTCATTATCAGAGGCCAAGTACGCTGCATGGACTGAAGCACAAGCTCCACACTGctgcgaaaaatattcattcccCAAACAGGAGGAAATCTGTCGGTCACATACCCCTTTCGCCTTTGGCCAGGACTCCCAGTCCATCGCCCATCCCTGCCAGCCCAACGAGGAGCCCGAGTCCTCTGGCTTTTCCCACTGGGCATCAGCCGGGAAGTTCTAATACAACACAATCTTACAGTCCAG GGGTTTCTCTGTCGACGCCAAGTGGTCAGAAGAAAGGTTTTAGTCGTCCGAAATCGGCGGAGCCTGGATCGCCGCTGTTAAGACGGGCGCTGAGTCCGGATCGCTTGCATCCCCGTTCGGCAGAAAGTAAAACGTCTATATCACCATTGGCAAATACTGTGCTGAAAGTGATACCGCGAGTGACGATTGCCCAGACATCCATGACTGACACCGCAAATGAAGCGAGTATCGCCCATTCAAAAGAGAGCATCGATTCGAAGGCGGAGAAAAAATTGGTCGACCAAAAAACCACCACGGAATATCCCAAGCTGACTCATAGTATGTCGATAAACATAGCGAATGTTGGAATACAGAATAGCACACAGCTGCCACGGATAGCCGAAGAAAAGGACTCGCCGACTGGAAGCAGGAGTGACGACTACTCGTCGAAGAGCATTGGAAAGCTGGAGCAAGCCAGCGATACATCAAAGTCAAATGATTCGGTGGGATCCGGAGAGGATTTGAAGGAATCCTCCTTCGTTATGACGAGAAAAAGCGTTCTTAACGCCGTCGAAAGGCTGCAATCTGCCTCGGAAGAGGCTGCAGCCGAACGTCCAGAGGCATCTTCGTTCCGTAATAGAAAACCTGAGGGCGTCGTTTCCCAGAGAAAATACAGTGTCGCCGAGTCAAAATTCTGCAGCAAAAACTGGTTGGATTCAGTCGCCGAAAAAGATCCTCCCAAGCAAGCAAAACCTCCCGAGCCGTTACCCCTTAAGCAAATGTCCACGCTTATGCAGAGGAAAGCGAGTGTCTTCGACCTCAAGATGtcggataaaaattcgaatgacTCGAGCATGGAAGGCAAGAAGATTTTGAAGAGATACAAAGTCGATCCTGACACTGGCAGCTCGAGCCAGGAAAAAAACACTACTGgtgacaagaaaaataattag
- the LOC107228097 gene encoding microtubule-associated serine/threonine-protein kinase 3 isoform X3, which yields MDQAKNRPSRARFRSASNSARILVFDQPETSESKAKSEMEGYRNLTLPKMESKEAPVKPAADEISNLVRMRNSAIGKSAPSLSIHMRDFNIPRRAAKAAHRKSFIATTSPTLPRCQSPICGSPLESPRMSSSPHFPFAPIKRINASSTAVADGRRWSVASLPSSGYGTTPGSSNVSSQCSSQERLHQLPNIPTKDELRMLSCHFSKPGTPCGSHPGFPGSSISSIPGSIALSMEEEGRRSPMHRPRSRSLSSPSRSPVLDSEIVMMNTLYKERFPKATQQMEERLTNFINENREIDEYELVTQIAPDSLPILRFVHHQVIEMARDCLQKSQEKLITSRYFYEMSENLEILLMETKEKSLEAAARLTGLIKKLLLVISRPARLLECLEFDPEEFYHLLEQAEGQARINIGIKADIPQYIINKLSLNRDPISELQEDLNKLEDSASSSENNLLLASSSPGKEDEIRSQRVPCESDYEVLKLISNGAYGAVYLVKEKITRQRFAMKKINKNNLMLRNQVEQVFAERDIMSFTDNPFVVSMYCSFETKKHLCLVMEYVEGGDCANLLKNIGPLPPDMARFYFAETVLAVEYLHNYGIVHRDLKPDNLLITALGHIKLTDFGLSKMGLMSLATNLYEGYVDRDTRQFSDKQVFGTPEYIAPEVILRQGYGKPVDWWSMGIILYEFLIGCVPFFGETPEELFAHTVNDDIEWPDNDDWPVQPEAKDIITALLQQSPRDRLGTAGSHEVKEHPYFFGVDWNSLLRHKAEFVPQLTNDEDTSYFDSRMDRYNHDLGDDTDDTDDSPLFGSFSSYSPQSRKISQTRPQLFNMSEPELDFSRKQLFRCESETSDAQLSPGFVQNVASVAQKSLQKNLLLDKNQSQTKNNSFHESPDKTADKSDPNSTGSTISATFSRDAQSTSATKNSSGDALSVSLSTPDSSQTESDDVSPQIQRKRHSHTRDKLPRFSISIDDEHILDLAAANRDAADDKHNSSTDSFETFAMSLLPLTKHRSRSVIKSASTSGLSLVIPTNDLPLTQPIESPGGSSTASSRDTSPCRELSPLVTSLKPPTIIRRGPCGFGFTVHTIRVYYGDSDFYTMHHLVMAVNQSSPAFEAGLRPGDLITHINGEAIQGLYHTQVLQLMLSGGDHVTLRSTPLENTSIKSGGRKRELGQSKMAKKSLHRQRKQKRDHSDKKRKTSLFRRISSKRASVEMQQMAAGICSPSMVTPSRSFQSFTRSLPPQESAPFFNACTKSVCSPSPPINRSSSESYHSTTTSSPCSSPSSSSSSTNPPIGNISSIANQSHYQRPSTLHGLKHKLHTAAKNIHSPNRRKSVGHIPLSPLARTPSPSPIPASPTRSPSPLAFPTGHQPGSSNTTQSYSPGVSLSTPSGQKKGFSRPKSAEPGSPLLRRALSPDRLHPRSAESKTSISPLANTVLKVIPRVTIAQTSMTDTANEASIAHSKESIDSKAEKKLVDQKTTTEYPKLTHSMSINIANVGIQNSTQLPRIAEEKDSPTGSRSDDYSSKSIGKLEQASDTSKSNDSVGSGEDLKESSFVMTRKSVLNAVERLQSASEEAAAERPEASSFRNRKPEGVVSQRKYSVAESKFCSKNWLDSVAEKDPPKQAKPPEPLPLKQMSTLMQRKASVFDLKMSDKNSNDSSMEGKKILKRYKVDPDTGSSSQEKNTTGDKKNN from the exons ATGGATCAGGCTAAAAACAGGCCAAGTAGAGCTCGTTTTCGTTCAGCGAGTAATTCCGCTCGAATTTTAGTCTTTGATCAACCTGAAACATCGGAGTCTAAGGCTAAAAGCGAGATGGAAGGATACAGGAATCTCACTCTGCCCAAAATGGAAAGCAAAGAAGCCCCTGTGAAACCAG CTGCCGATGAGATTTCCAATTTGGTACGGATGCGAAATTCTGCGATAGGGAAGTCAGCGCCGTCCCTTTCCATTCATATG CGTGACTTTAACATCCCACGGCGAGCAGCAAAAGCGGCTCATCGAAAATCATTCATTGCCACCACTTCTCCAACCCTGCCGCGTTGTCAGTCTCCAATTTGCG GCAGTCCCCTAGAGAGTCCTAGGATGTCATCCAGTCCACATTTTCCTTTTGCACCAATTAAAAG AATCAACGCAAGCAGCACAGCAGTGGCCGATGGCAGGCGATGGTCCGTCGCAAGTCTACCTTCGAGTGGCTACGGGACGACTCCAGGCTCCAGTAATGTGTCT TCCCAATGTTCGAGCCAGGAACGCCTTCACCAGTTACCCAACATACCGACCAAAGACGAACTCCGCATGCTGTCCTGTCACTTTTCAAAACCAGGTACGCCTTGCGGCTCGCACCCGGGCTTTCCTGGATCAAGTATATCCAGTATTCCAGGATCCATAGCTCTTAGCATGGAAGAAGAGGGTCGCAGATCGCCGATGCATCGTCCAAGGTCCAGAAGTTTGAG TAGCCCGAGTCGATCTCCTGTTTTGGATAGCGAAATAGTGATGATGAACACGTTATACAAGGAGCGATTTCCCAAA GCAACGCAACAAATGGAGGAAAGATTGACTAATTTTATTAACGAAAATCGTGAAATAGACGAATATGAACTGGTTACGCAGATAGCACCGGATTCTTTGCCTATACTGAGATTCGTCCATCATCAAGTGATAGAAATGGCTCGTGATTGTCTACAAAAATCtcaagaaaaattaatcactTCTAGATACTTTTATGAGATGagtgaaaatttggaaatactCTTAATGGAG acgaaagaaaaatctttGGAAGCAGCAGCTAGACTAACAGgactaattaaaaaattgttactaGTAATCTCAAGACCGGCGCGACTTTTAGAATGCCTCGAGTTTGATCCAGAAGAATTTTATCACCTTTTGGAGCAGGCGGAAGGGCAAGCTAGGATAAATATCGGAATCAAAGCTGATATTCCTCAGTACATAATTAACAAATTGTCACTTAATCGTGACCCGATCtcag AGTTACAGGAAGATTTGAATAAACTCGAAGACTCAGCGTCGTCTAGCGAAAATAATTTACTATTGGCTTCGTCTAGTCCAGGTAAAGAAGACGAAATTCGATCTCAGCGGGTGCCATGCGAAAGCGATTACGAAGTTTTGAAGCTGATAAGCAACGGAGCTTACGGAGCTGTCTATTTggtgaaggaaaaaataacgagGCAACGTTTtgctatgaaaaaaataaacaagaacAATTTAATGTTAAGGAATCAAGTGGAACAAGTATTTGCCGAACGTGATATTATGAGTTTCACCGACAATCCTTTCGTCGTTTCCATGTATTGTAGTTTTGAAACAAAG aAACACTTGTGCCTCGTAATGGAATACGTTGAGGGAGGTGACTGCGCGAATCTCTTGAAAAATATCGGACCATTACCACCAGATATGGCTAGATTTTATTTTGCTGAAACTGTTTTAGCTGTTGAATATTTGCACAATTACGGTATCGTTCATCGGGATTTAAAACCTGACAA CTTACTCATCACTGCTCTGGGTCACATAAAATTGACAGATTTTGGCCTCAGCAAGATGGGTCTCATGTCCC TGGCAACAAATCTGTACGAAGGTTACGTGGACAGAGATACTCGGCAATTCTCCGATAAACAGGTATTCGGAACCCCCGAATACATAGCGCCCGAAGTGATCCTTCGCCAAGGTTACGGAAAGCCTGTTGACTGGTGGTCAATGGGTATAATACTGTATGAGTTCTTGATCGGCTGTGTTCCATTTTTTGGAGAAACACCCGAAGAATTATTTGCCCACACGGTCAATG ACGACATCGAGTGGCCTGATAATGATGACTGGCCAGTACAACCGGAAGCAAAGGATATAATAACTGCACTCTTGCAACAAAGCCCTAGGGATCGCCTGGGAACAGCGGGATCTCACGAAGTTAAGGAACATCCTTATTTCTTTGGCGTCGATTGGAACAGTCTTTTGAGACACAAGGCTGAATTCGTTCCACAGTTGACAAACGATGAGGACACAAGTTACTTCGACT CTCGTATGGACCGCTACAATCACGATTTGGGTGATGATACGGACGACACCGATGACTCTCCTCTCTTTGGCTCGTTTTCATCATACTCACCGCAATCGCGCAAAATATCTCAGACAAGGCCGCAGTTGTTTAACATGTCTGAGCCAGAATTGGACTTTTCTCGAAAGCAATTATTCCGCTGCGAGTCCGAAACCTCGGACGCTCAATTATCTCCTGGCTTTGTGCAAAACGTTGCTTCTGTAGCACAGAAGTCATTGCAAAAGAATTTGCTGCTTGATAAGAATCAGTCGCAGACTAAGAATAACTCGTTTCATGAATCTCCAGATAAAACTGCAGACAAGTCTGATCCAAATAGTACTGGTTCTACGATATCTGCGACCTTCAGTAGAGATGCGCAATCAACGAGTGCTACAAAAAATAGCAGCGGTGATGCACTCTCCGTCAGTTTGAGTACTCCGGATTCTTCTCAAACCGAATCTGATGACGTCAGCCCGCAGATTCAAAGGAAACGCCATTCGCATACACGCGACAAGCTGCCCAGGTTCAGTATATCCATTGACGACGAACACAT ATTGGATCTAGCGGCTGCTAACAGGGATGCTGCGGATGACAAGCACAATTCCAGCACAGATTCGTTCGAAACGTTCGCAATGTCTTTGCTACCCTTGACAAAACACAGATCCAGATCGGTGATAAAATCTGCATCAACCAGCGGGCTGTCTCTGGTCATACCGACGA ATGACTTACCATTGACGCAGCCAATCGAATCACCTGGCGGCTCTTCCACCGCCTCCTCTCGGGATACTTCGCCATGTCGAGAACTCAGCCCTCTGGTAACCAGTCTCAAACCACCAACCATCATTAGGCGGGGTCCCTGCGGCTTCGGATTCACCGTTCACACCATACGTGTTTATTATGGTGACAGCGATTTCTATACCATGCATCATTTGGTCATG GCGGTCAATCAATCTAGTCCAGCATTTGAGGCGGGACTTAGACCCGGAGACTTGATAACTCACATAAACGGTGAAGCAATTCAGGGGCTTTATCACACGCAAGTTTTGCAGCTAATGCTGAGCGGAGGAGATCATGTAACTTTGCGAAGTACGCCACTGGAAAATACAAGCATTAAAAGCGGGGGTAGAAAGCGTGAGTTGGGGCAGAGTAAAATGGCGAAAAAATCGCTTCACAGACAGAGAAAGCAGAAGCGCGATCATTCggacaaaaaacgaaagacaTCGCTGTTCAGAAGAATCAGTTCTAAACGAGCCAGTGTCGAGATGCAGCAG ATGGCTGCGGGAATCTGTTCTCCGTCAATGGTTACTCCGAGTCGTTCGTTCCAGTCATTTACTCGCTCTTTACCGCCTCAGGAATCGGCACCGTTTTTCAACGCCTGTACCAAGTCAGTCTGCAGCCCGTCACCTCCAATAAATCGATCCAGTTCGGAATCCTACCACTCGACGACCACCTCGAGCCCATGCTCAAGTCCCAGTTCTTCGTCGTCCAGTACAAATCCTCCTATAGGGAACATATCGAGTATCGCTAATCAGTCTCATTATCAGAGGCCAAGTACGCTGCATGGACTGAAGCACAAGCTCCACACTGctgcgaaaaatattcattcccCAAACAGGAGGAAATCTGTCGGTCACATACCCCTTTCGCCTTTGGCCAGGACTCCCAGTCCATCGCCCATCCCTGCCAGCCCAACGAGGAGCCCGAGTCCTCTGGCTTTTCCCACTGGGCATCAGCCGGGAAGTTCTAATACAACACAATCTTACAGTCCAG GGGTTTCTCTGTCGACGCCAAGTGGTCAGAAGAAAGGTTTTAGTCGTCCGAAATCGGCGGAGCCTGGATCGCCGCTGTTAAGACGGGCGCTGAGTCCGGATCGCTTGCATCCCCGTTCGGCAGAAAGTAAAACGTCTATATCACCATTGGCAAATACTGTGCTGAAAGTGATACCGCGAGTGACGATTGCCCAGACATCCATGACTGACACCGCAAATGAAGCGAGTATCGCCCATTCAAAAGAGAGCATCGATTCGAAGGCGGAGAAAAAATTGGTCGACCAAAAAACCACCACGGAATATCCCAAGCTGACTCATAGTATGTCGATAAACATAGCGAATGTTGGAATACAGAATAGCACACAGCTGCCACGGATAGCCGAAGAAAAGGACTCGCCGACTGGAAGCAGGAGTGACGACTACTCGTCGAAGAGCATTGGAAAGCTGGAGCAAGCCAGCGATACATCAAAGTCAAATGATTCGGTGGGATCCGGAGAGGATTTGAAGGAATCCTCCTTCGTTATGACGAGAAAAAGCGTTCTTAACGCCGTCGAAAGGCTGCAATCTGCCTCGGAAGAGGCTGCAGCCGAACGTCCAGAGGCATCTTCGTTCCGTAATAGAAAACCTGAGGGCGTCGTTTCCCAGAGAAAATACAGTGTCGCCGAGTCAAAATTCTGCAGCAAAAACTGGTTGGATTCAGTCGCCGAAAAAGATCCTCCCAAGCAAGCAAAACCTCCCGAGCCGTTACCCCTTAAGCAAATGTCCACGCTTATGCAGAGGAAAGCGAGTGTCTTCGACCTCAAGATGtcggataaaaattcgaatgacTCGAGCATGGAAGGCAAGAAGATTTTGAAGAGATACAAAGTCGATCCTGACACTGGCAGCTCGAGCCAGGAAAAAAACACTACTGgtgacaagaaaaataattag